A window of the Tenacibaculum sp. MAR_2010_89 genome harbors these coding sequences:
- a CDS encoding DUF255 domain-containing protein codes for MKLFKKNILFLFFFGCFAFTAIAQQKQNINWISFEQLDDSLAVKPKKVFISFYTNWCAYCKKMNKVAFKNPEVIALLNSEYYAVKMDAESKKNITFERAEYINEEVGKNRQPIHQIPLLLASRKNKTFSLPATVILNKTFKITKRHFEYLSTKKMLKFLKN; via the coding sequence ATGAAACTTTTTAAAAAGAACATATTATTTCTTTTTTTCTTTGGATGTTTTGCTTTTACAGCTATCGCGCAGCAAAAGCAGAATATTAATTGGATTTCTTTTGAACAGTTAGATGATTCTTTGGCAGTTAAACCCAAAAAAGTATTCATTTCATTTTATACAAATTGGTGTGCCTACTGTAAAAAAATGAACAAAGTTGCTTTTAAAAACCCAGAAGTAATTGCTCTTTTAAATTCAGAATATTATGCTGTTAAAATGGATGCTGAATCCAAAAAAAATATAACGTTTGAAAGAGCAGAGTATATTAATGAAGAGGTAGGAAAGAATAGGCAGCCAATACATCAAATCCCATTATTACTGGCATCTAGAAAAAACAAAACTTTTTCATTACCAGCAACAGTAATTTTAAATAAAACATTTAAAATTACAAAACGACATTTTGAATATTTATCTACCAAGAAAATGTTGAAATTTTTAAAAAATTAA